GAAGCTCAAAGTCATAGAAATAATTTGATTTGAGGCAAAGATTGATGTTGGCTTACTTTCACCAGATTTCAGGCCTCATGATAGAAACCTACTAAGACGCGATTTCTTTGTCTACAAGTATAAAGTAGTACAGCCATATCTGCACTGGTACTGAATATTAATCCTATGAATAACATAATTTGTACCATATGTTCTttgttgttgtagttatgaatcACAGCTTGTCAAAGATATTGCTGAAGTGATATGGACAAAATTGCGCTCTACAGAGTGTCATTCAGTTGAGAACCTAGTTGGAATCAATTCAAGACTGAAACAAATCAATTCACTCTTAGGCAGATGTGTTGATGTAGAACAGATGGcggtccaatttcaagaacaattggatcgtgctaaaggtggaaaccgaaaagtgactagtagacgtgaaatgggcctccggagtccgattgggacgcactttagcttttcggaaagggaatcgcgccagaaatcaAACTCGTCGCTATGCCACGACGTGTGACcttttttcgggctttcggggtcgtttagggcctcaaaactgcatttttctattttacccgtttttggttttcttagttaattttggattgttttcgtttttatccatgggccttagggtttcgttgttagtcgccctagggtacttttctcttatttatgcagccgcaagcggctgcagaacgcatctttcatcttttatcaattaaattgagattattctcttttatctctggtggactccagaatcttttgcttaggtttattgctggtaaacctagttatcaatccgactgcgtcatgtGTGGATGATGTTCGCTTTATTGGGATATGGGGGATGAGTGGTATTGGTAAGACAACTATTGCTAGAGTTGtttatgagagaatatctcGTGAATTTGAATTTAGTATGTTTGTTGACAACGTTAGAAATGTTGTTGAAAGAGGTGGACTAGTTAGCCTACAAAGGCAACTTCTTTCTgggatatatatgaaaaatgacATATCAAACCTCCATGAAGGAACCACAATGATAAGGAGATTCTTTTGTCATAAAAAGGTTCTTCTCGTTCTTGACAATGTGAACCATTTGGATCAATTACAACATTTGGTTGGCAACAAAACTTGGTTTGGTTGTGGGAGTAGAGTTCTTATAACAACTATAGATGAAGATATATTACTCAAGCATGGTCTGGAGAGAAGGATTAAGGTCAAGGGACTGAATAGTGATGATGCTCTTCAACTTTTTAGTCGGAAAGCTTTTGAAAAAGATTACCCTGAACCATCTTATGTTGTTTTGTCTAATCGTGTTGTGAATTATGTCAATTGTCCATTAGCTCTTGAAGTTTTGGGGTCTTTTTTGAGTGGAAAAGGTACAAGTGAATGGAAGAGTGTGTTGGACAAACTAGGGAAAGTGTGTAGTGTCGAAATTTTGAAGACACTCGAAATAAGTTATGATGGTCTAAATGATGATGAGAAGAAAATATTCCTtgacattgcatgtttcttcAATGGGAAGGACACAGATCAAGTAATAGCTTCTTGTGATGTCTCTGAAGTCATTGGAATAGAAGTTCTCATCGAGAGATCACTCCTAACTATTTTGAATGGAAAACTATACATGCATGATGCCCTGCAAGAAATGGGTCGGGAAATTGTCATCCGCGAATCTCCTTTTGAACCAGGCAGGCGCAGCAGGTTGTGGTTACGCGAAGATGCCAATCATGTCTTGAGCAAAAATACTGTAAGTCAATAGGCATAAGTTTTTTGAGTTGCTATTTGCTAATCAGCTAATGTATTGTAACACAAGGTACTCTACTTACCCTTTTTCACAAGTTATGAGCTTTCACTATTCTGTATTCATGTTTTACTAGGAAACAGAAGCAATAGAAGGGATAGTTCTGCGCCCAGCTGAGCCAGGAATAAATGTGCATGCGAATGCCAAGTCCTTTTCAATGATGAAGAACTTGAGGTTCCTCGAGATTGATAATGTGAACCTTCCTAATGGTCTTGAGCATCTTCCCGACAGTGTACAGATTTTTAAATGGACTGGATATCCCTCAACTTCACTCCCATCCAGTTTCAACCCAGAGAAGCTACAAGAACTTAGCATGCGTCATAGTTGCATTTATCATTTTCGGACCGGAATAAAGGTGTCTTGTGACTTAACTCTAATATTACTACCTGTAGAATTGCCGGAGCATTGAAGCTAATATGTCTCTTGAACTTTTACTTGACAGCCTTTGTACAACTTGAAAACACTCAATCTCAGTCACTCTCTGAATCTTCTCAGCATGCCGAACTTCAGAGCTATGCCATACCTTGAGGTTTTGATTCTTGAAGGTTGTACACGGTTATATGAGGTTGATCCATCAATTGAATCTCTAGAAAGACTTGGTTTGATGAATTTGAAAGATTGCAGAAACTTACTGCTTTTTCCAAGAAGCATATATGGCTTAAAGTCTCTCAAAGTTCTTAATCTTTCCGGTTGTTGAAAGCTAAATAAGCTGCCAGAAGATTTGGGTTCTGTAGAGTGCTTGGAGGAACTTCATATGAGTGGCACTGGCATAAGAGAGCTACCATCCTCTATTGGAATGCTTGAAGGTCTTACTTTGCTAAACTTGAGAGATTGCAAAGAACTTTTGAGTATCCCGACGAGTTTATCAGGCGTAAAATCTCTCAAAGTTCTTAATCTTTCTGGTTGTTCGAAGCTTGAGAAACTGCCGGAAGAGTTGGGTCATGCAGAGAGTTTGGAGAGGCTTGATATGAGTGGAACTGCCATAAGAGAACCGCCTAGCTTCCAGCCTTTCTCTTTTGAGAAATCTTAAGAGTTTTATCTCTCCAAGGATGCAAGTGTTCCACCACCTTCTTCTACTGATCCCAAGGCTTTGTCATTACCCTTCTTACTCACCCGGTTTGCATTATATAAGAAAACTGGATCATAGTGGCTGCAGCATTTCTGAAGTTCCTGAACACCTCATCAAcatcaataaaaataattttattagcTTCAAAATAGTCGGAGCTTTCTATACGTtgactttttaatttttataaacgTTTATATAGTCTACTGGGCTTAAATAAGCAACAAAATAGATTCAAGTACGTATCTGAGGCTCGACTCCTGACAGCGGaatacttttttattttgataacaAGATAGAAATTCTAGAAAACGTTTATAGTCTAGCACAACACAACCTGGTTAGATTGAAATGGAAtacctttatttaatttttataccACGATAGAAATTCTCAAAAACGTTTGTATAGTCTACTGGACTTGAACGTTTATTTAGTCTTATTAGTCGATATAGGCAGGGAACAGTTCAGTCAACCGAGAGACCATTTTGATGGAAAGAACATTCAATTGTCGAGGCCTGTTTAGGCTCTTGTACTATAGCACATTCTGATCATAACCCGGGTTGAAAGAAGCCATAGCTGAATGATGTTACTGAGAAATGGAAATGCAATAGCAGTTGTGCACTTACCAAACAACTGCAATTGGTAATTGATATGAGGGAACTAGGGTGTGAGACTAATCTGCATGCATTTACGGCAGACACATATATACTAGCTGTGTATCGGAAACGCTTAGCCATTTGATTGGAGCTGAACTAGTACTGCAATAAGGCAGTGTAAATCATGGCTGACGAGGGACCATGCTAATTAAGCTTGGCGCGCAGACTAAATGATGATTCATATTCACTTTTGTTAAATAGCCTGTGTAGGTTCGTTCTCAACTTCTCATAGCTTCCATTATGGAACCTTATTTAACACAATGAATATGATTAGTTTGAGGTTTAGGTTGTTCATCAATCCATCCGGCACCAGAATACTTTTTGGTTTTCATAggtgaagagaaattgaaattgcttGATTGAAGTGGATAGCTGATTACAAAAGAGAACACATATTTAAACTACTACAAGCATAGAGATGCCAAACAAGGCATGGCAGACAAGGTTTTTGTCTTGATGTATTTGCTCCATATTTGTCTTGGCTCGTAGCATAAGGATGGACAGTGGCATGCTTGTGAGTACAGTGCAGAATTGCTTCAGTCTATTTTGGTGCTTCAGATATGGTATGGTATCTTGTCTGATGGTCCACTGCATTGTTTGTATGTTTGCTCAGATTGCTGGATATGCTGGAATTCTTCTTCAGGTCTTGAGTCCTGTATTAGGACTGATATTAGTTTTCAATCCTAAATTAGAATTGTGCTTAGTTTCCAATCCCATACACTTAACAATAGGAAGATAGAAATTCATTAGACTTGAAAAGGCATCAATATCTGCTATCCGCAGTTCACAACACAGTAAGAAACAGGAACATAACTATGCTGAATGCTCACACTCCGTTCATTATCTAACTAACTTTCACTAAACACTCATCTTCTAGTTGAGCACAATTCAATTATTTCCTAATAATTGCTTACTTGAATTATTTACCCCGGGATTTCTACCTTACACCTTTAACCTCAGAAGTCTTGAGGTTGGTTTCTTCTGCTACATACTTATTGAATCACTCTCAAGTCTCAAGTCTCAACTTCTAACTTTTCACTCGACTTTTCTAGTCCAATTGGGTTTCTGGCCACCACAGTTTCATACTCTGCTGCTTTGGTCTCATCTTTGAACTTTTTATAAATGTCACTGCTATAGAACTTCCTAGTCCTAAGTACCAAAACAAGTGAAAAAAGCACACCAAGCATTGTCGCTCCAGTGATTATAATGAAGGGCAATTTGTAGCATTGTCCCCCACTACAATTTAACCCCTCCCCAATCTTCCTCTTCAATCCCAAAGCTTTCAGTTGCTTCTCTGCCTCCTTATCATAGAGAAACCCTGTAACCCTCACATTGAGCAAATATGACCCCAGTGGGCAAGCCATTACCCCAATATTGTTCAGAGTAGAGCAGTGCTTAAGCCCGAAAATCTCAGAAGTTACTGAAAATATCAGTGGCCACTGTCCACCGAAGCAAAACCCAATGATTATCGCAGCCGCATAGAGACCGTTGGGGACATTGAATGCAATCAGAAGGTGACCAATGCATGATAGCAAGAGGGTTAGAGTGAACATGAGAGGTCTAGAACATTTGTACTTTGTGACGAAGATTTCTGAGAGCATACCCACCATTACTTCCCCTAGGTAACACCATATGCTTGTGAGTGACACAAATGTGGTTACACTTCCCAATGAGTATCCTAATGCAGTTCCAATCTGACCCAAGTTGTCCATCATTGTTAACATGCCGCCTAGGCCACATAGTGTTGTCAAGAACAGAGCTAACATTTCGATGCTGAACACTGCTTGGAGTATGGTGTAGTCGTTTCCTATCTGTGGCGGACTAAATATGTGATTCCAATTCCAACAAGAAACTTTCTTGTCATCATTGGTTAACACTAATGGCACTGGGGACGAAATTATACTCAGCTGGTTTTGGCCTGATGAATCGATATATTCTGCCGTACTAGTTAGTCGATTGTTCCTCCAAATATTTTGCTCTTCGGCTACAACAACAGCGAGTGGGAgaaagagcaagaaaaccacTACAGCAGCACTCCCAGCGTACTCACTTTGTGTGAAGTCGACTTGCTGCTCTACTATGATTATTACCAACAAGAACATAGCAAGTCCAagtgaaataaaaaagaatttatGTAACACATTGCGGTCATTTTTGCTTGGTATAACCGGCATGATTCTAATGGTTCGGAGAAATATCAAAGAAAGAGTAGAAGGAAGCCATGCGACGAACAATGTGAAGGACTTTGTGTCATCACCATAAAAAGCATGGTATATCTGTGCTATTACTGCTGCACTTAGACcaatgtacccctccaaaaggCCTAACAAGAGTCCCCGGCTTCGGGGGAAGTTCTTCACGCATGTGACTAGAGCTCCTGTGTTGATGAAAGTGTGCGAGTTTGCCCCCATTGTTATGTACATGCACATGTGCCAAACTTGGGGCTTGGCTATCTTTTTGGTCACGGCAAGCCAAATCATGAAGTAGCCAAAGAAGTTGAAAGCTGCACCGATTGATAAGACTACCCATGGGGGAGTGATCTCGTTGATTAACCCCGAAATTATGCCAATGTTGGCGCCCAAGTCCTTGAAGAAGCTGATGAGATTGAGCGTTGTTTGGGTGTAACCGAGCGAGGACTTGATGTCATTTGAGTAGAGGCCGAAGCTGTAGCTTGCACCAGCACCAGCCATCATTAGAAATGAGGCAAACAACATGAGCCACCTTCCTGTAAGAACTTGGAGGGTGAAGCCCTTCATGTCTGTCCAACTACCCATTCCTCTCGATTAGAAGTACCTCTGGAGCAAAGCCTGCTTTTTAAGTGAAATTAGTATCTGTGAAACACATGAACCTTGAAGATTTATATTTTCCTTTAGTATCAAGCTGGGTTACCCAATAAACAAGCCTAATGGACGTAAAATGACAATGGCGACTTAAGAAAATGATAAACGAACTAATCGAAAACTGGAAACAATAAACTTGTGTTTAGAACATCTATTTCACAATTAGAATTACTTGGACCATGTATTGACTATTTTTCCCCTTATGTAATAGAGATATATTATTTGATGCTAATCTTTCAAATTAATCAAAGGTAACTTTGTCTAAGGCGTCAAAATTTATCTTTATCgttctctttaaaaaaaaaaaaataataaatctcATGCTCCTATCTTTCTCTTTAGCTAGACTACGTACATATAGATGTGTCAGGGTCAAGTGACCAATCTTTTTGCATTATATTTTTGAGTGTTGAACTTATGGTTGTTGATGTATGTGGTTCATGAAGTCATGGTTAAAGCGGTTCAAACACCAGAAAGTAAACTAGATACATGCAAGTACATctgtttatttttaattttttggcaCCTTCATAGTCTGTAAAGGCAGGCAACTTTATAACTTTGGATAAGGAATATGAGGAAAAGTGAAAGGAATATAGAGAGAGTCAGAGAGCAGTGAATTTACCCAACTTGTGAATCAAGGCAACTAATTTCCGGTGGCAAACACTGCAAAGATATATGTACTGCGGCGGAGGAGCCGTTGGCTCTCCGTCTTCGACGGCAGCGATATATGGCGAGGCAGTGGCAGCGGTTGCCTCAGGCTCtttggatttgggtttgtgGTAATTAAGGTGGTGGGTTTCAGCTGCTTGAGTCTGaggtgatgaagatgaagattataTATAGAATATATGAGGTTTAGCTTGTCGAGTGTTTGGAATCAATAGACGTCTCTTTGGACTTTAGGACTACAGTTGAATGGTGtcgtttccttttgtttttgttttctttgcctCTTGGGCATATGTGTGGTATTCTTTGAAGTTTGAATGGTCTCTATCTACTCGGAACTTGGAAGACGTGTGAGGTTGGAGTAATTACTCTTAAGTCATAACCAGCATCACCACTGTCACCATGATTGCACAATTACATATGATTCCTGAATATACGAACCTTGTCGAAGTTTAGTATATTTTTTTGCATAATTTCGCTTTCTTACAGTCAAAGTTTGGAGGAGCATGTCTttaagtttttttctttctttcttttattaaaaATGAACTTTATTAATACTAGCATTGAGTGATTGAGGTAATAACAGTCCCCAAACTGGAGAGCTGCCCCTTCAAGCTCTTACACTATAGTTTGCATCAATTAATTCAGCTAGCTAAGGAGGACCGACTTACATCGATTGAACTAGATTCAAAGCTTTCCTAGAATGTCTTTAAGTTTAATATAAAATGTACATAATTCTTTTAAGAGAAATTTTGactaataaataaaaattaatgagTGAAAAGTTTAAATATTACGGATATTATCATTATTTTCAAAGCaatacaagttttttttttttttttttcattttacagCAAGACGAAAGAAATTTTATTACTCAAAGATTTCAAACGTTACAATGGGAAACCACAAAACTTCCAATGACTGGAGGTCCCTTCTAATGAGCCTACCCAGAAGAAATGGCAAGCTTAGCCATTTTATGTGCAGCCATATTGGACTCTCGATAGGCATGTTTGGAAAAATGAACCTGGCATGGAAGTCTAGTAAGCTGGATCGGAATTTCATCAACCACCCTCCCAATGTGGGATCAACATATCTTCTTCACCTGACTTTAGAGTGTTGACCAACGATAGGCGGTCACTCTCAAAGACAACAGGCCTAGGCGACTGACTGTgctcaaattttttatttttttatttttacaaagACGCTGTATGCGACAATTGTAAATAGGTGGTGATCTTCATACACACAAGGTGGTGTTAAGTTTCATTCATGTACATATGATATGAGATTTAACTTGAGCTTGATGCATGGTGCACCGAGCTAGCTAGTAAAATCTCATACAAGGTTCATGTGATGGACAAAATTTGAATATATTGTAAACAGAATAGCAACTGATATTTCAAACCCTACATATAGCTAGCTAGTGTTAGAATCACAACACAAAAATATCTTGTTTTTGTGTGATCAACAATAATAAAAAACTCCATTATCTATTATTCAATCAAGCAATTAAACTTTGCTATCTTTGACCTACTTTACATATATTGCAATCTACCAGtcaatatagattttttttctttcttgaagCAAAATCAATCTAATTTCAATAGTTGGATTCTCATGGGGGATATTCTACAAGTTGAAATAGTTTACGCTTCTAGAAACAAGGTAAATACTCTACACAAACTTTTGACACACAAGAGTCGATGAATGGTATTTCAAGCTGCTTTTAGTGTAGAATAGCATCACAAGCGATCATCAGTTAAAGCTTGCCAATGGCAGTACCATACTGTTTAAGAATAatagaattgagagagattgatgagagaattgtcattcattattgagaataggcggaaccctatatataaggattacaaagtacatgttctaatgttacaaggaaatctaatccgaatagaactaggaattctagaacattctctcctatacTACTcatagtttgattaggcacacaaaacTATGTTTTACATGtctcctcaagaactgaaagCTGCTGTAGAACTAAATGGACGTTTTACCATAGAGTGTATGGAAAATTTACCTCGTCTCTCCACAATTGACAATGTCACTGAAAGTCCCCAACTGATTGCATCTCACGTTAGAGCTGTCACAGAGGTTCTCTTCCAGCAGCAATTCGGAGATGAAATCTTAGATGAGCTAGCTCTTTGATTTGTACCGTACAAAACTTGAAGAGAAGCCTTCTATCTTTGACCCAACAAAGGCGATTAACTTTCTCGTTGTGCTTAAACGCCAAGCAAATTGATTTGGAATCTATTAGTTAATTTCATTGTCTTTAACTTTATTGCGAGTACTCGATCTAGTGATATATTTTGATTTATCAAAGTGTGATTTAGATCCAATGAGAACTGAGCACAACTAAACATGAAATTTATTGAGTAGATGAATAAGACTCTTAATATGAAAATagccctttcaaaaaaaaaaatgaggaaaaTATACCgtgcaaatcctaaactttactGCCATcaaatttataaattataaaaattgaatttatatAATCAATCAATCTGTCCATTTCTTTTTTTGCCCTAGTTAATGATGAACCCAGATTCcatttcaaaaaacaaaacaaaaaaaatgacgAACCCAGATTTCTTtcttagggcaactccaacagttAAGGCCAAATCTTATTTTGAGACCCACTTTTGATTATGGGCTCTCCCTCAAATTGAGACTGCGAGGCCCACAGCTGGTGGATGAGACTAAAAACAAATGGGAGAAAGAAAGCATGCATGGCATGGATGAGCTTTACGCGCAAATGAGACAAAAGAAAGGGCATATCGTGTGCACCACACGCGACACAACCCTGAAAGTTTTGGCCCCGAGCTGGGCCCCGCAAAGCATTCATGTGGGTCAGACAACCTTGAAGCCCACCACATGTCCGGCTGTGGATCGACTAATACAAAATGGTCGACCCTTTGTTGAATTTTGTGCAACTTGTATcagaaaaaattacaaaaattaacaccatgttgtagagaaactgaaattgagaggaaatcgctgtgtattctcattgataataggggcctctttatatataggattacaatgtatagaatctcaatcatacaaggaaagtaatcgtacattgaataggaatctagatccttctaatttaactctattgccactaggtcaagtaatctagagtttgggccaaacacaaattagggtttacttgaacactcccccttgtgttgtccaaacgcggtgcttctctcgttgcctcgttaaaaaccttgccgagtaacaaaaacccagtgggacaaaaataacctcggtcgaaggggaaaaagagcacaacacacctttca
This portion of the Rosa chinensis cultivar Old Blush chromosome 1, RchiOBHm-V2, whole genome shotgun sequence genome encodes:
- the LOC112169726 gene encoding disease resistance protein RUN1 codes for the protein MSGIGKTTIARVVYERISREFEFSMFVDNVRNVVERGGLVSLQRQLLSGIYMKNDISNLHEGTTMIRRFFCHKKVLLVLDNVNHLDQLQHLVGNKTWFGCGSRVLITTIDEDILLKHGLERRIKVKGLNSDDALQLFSRKAFEKDYPEPSYVVLSNRVVNYVNCPLALEVLGSFLSGKGTSEWKSVLDKLGKVCSVEILKTLEISYDGLNDDEKKIFLDIACFFNGKDTDQVIASCDVSEVIGIEVLIERSLLTILNGKLYMHDALQEMGREIVIRESPFEPGRRSRLWLREDANHVLSKNTETEAIEGIVLRPAEPGINVHANAKSFSMMKNLRFLEIDNVNLPNGLEHLPDSVQIFKWTGYPSTSLPSSFNPEKLQELSMRHSCIYHFRTGIKPLYNLKTLNLSHSLNLLSMPNFRAMPYLEVLILEGCTRLYEVDPSIESLERLGLMNLKDCRNLLLFPRSIYGLKSLKVLNLSGC
- the LOC112182291 gene encoding protein NUCLEAR FUSION DEFECTIVE 4, with the translated sequence MGSWTDMKGFTLQVLTGRWLMLFASFLMMAGAGASYSFGLYSNDIKSSLGYTQTTLNLISFFKDLGANIGIISGLINEITPPWVVLSIGAAFNFFGYFMIWLAVTKKIAKPQVWHMCMYITMGANSHTFINTGALVTCVKNFPRSRGLLLGLLEGYIGLSAAVIAQIYHAFYGDDTKSFTLFVAWLPSTLSLIFLRTIRIMPVIPSKNDRNVLHKFFFISLGLAMFLLVIIIVEQQVDFTQSEYAGSAAVVVFLLFLPLAVVVAEEQNIWRNNRLTSTAEYIDSSGQNQLSIISSPVPLVLTNDDKKVSCWNWNHIFSPPQIGNDYTILQAVFSIEMLALFLTTLCGLGGMLTMMDNLGQIGTALGYSLGSVTTFVSLTSIWCYLGEVMVGMLSEIFVTKYKCSRPLMFTLTLLLSCIGHLLIAFNVPNGLYAAAIIIGFCFGGQWPLIFSVTSEIFGLKHCSTLNNIGVMACPLGSYLLNVRVTGFLYDKEAEKQLKALGLKRKIGEGLNCSGGQCYKLPFIIITGATMLGVLFSLVLVLRTRKFYSSDIYKKFKDETKAAEYETVVARNPIGLEKSSEKLEVET